In Bacillus cytotoxicus NVH 391-98, the following are encoded in one genomic region:
- a CDS encoding S41 family peptidase — protein MKRRVAIIGMIVTFLIGAGGMFAGMYLFGINPSYVARTITNDRAGTTQENLAKMSEAYALIQSSYVEDVKDDKLVEGAIQGMLSTLKDPYSTYMDQKTAKQFNEALDPELEGIGAEVNKTDDKLIIVSPIKGSPAEKAGMKPNDEILSVDGKSVKGLSREEAVLKIRGKKGTTVAIEIKRAGVTDPIKFEIKRDKIPIFTVFSSVKKEMDKNIGYMQITSFSEKTAEEFKDQLKELEKKEITGLIIDVRGNPGGYLKSVEDILGLIMTDKKPMLQVEQRNGEKKKFYTSLKERKPYPISVLIDSGSASASEILAGALKEGEGYNLVGEKTFGKGTVQQAVPFKDGSNIKLTMFKWLTPNGNWIHKKGIAPTVEVKQPDYYHATPIQIEKTLSYNSNDVQVKHAQQMLKSLGYVPGREDGYFSKETESAVKAFQNANQLEATGKLDKKTAEAIQNKIIEKIRSGENDLQLQAALKLMAK, from the coding sequence TTGAAACGTAGAGTTGCGATTATTGGAATGATTGTTACATTTTTAATCGGTGCTGGTGGAATGTTTGCGGGTATGTATCTGTTTGGTATTAACCCATCATATGTTGCACGAACAATAACAAACGATCGTGCTGGCACTACACAAGAGAACTTAGCAAAAATGAGTGAAGCGTATGCATTGATTCAGTCGAGTTATGTGGAAGACGTGAAAGATGACAAGCTTGTGGAGGGCGCGATACAAGGAATGTTATCTACTCTGAAAGATCCTTATTCCACGTATATGGACCAAAAGACGGCAAAACAGTTTAACGAAGCTCTTGATCCCGAACTAGAAGGAATTGGAGCAGAAGTGAACAAAACAGATGACAAATTAATCATTGTTTCTCCAATTAAAGGGTCACCGGCAGAGAAAGCAGGTATGAAACCGAATGATGAAATTTTGTCAGTAGATGGAAAGAGTGTAAAAGGTTTATCGCGTGAAGAGGCTGTGTTAAAGATTCGCGGTAAAAAAGGAACGACGGTTGCAATTGAAATTAAGCGTGCAGGAGTCACTGATCCAATCAAATTTGAAATTAAGCGTGATAAGATTCCGATTTTTACTGTATTTAGTTCCGTGAAGAAGGAAATGGACAAAAACATTGGGTATATGCAAATTACTTCGTTCTCTGAAAAAACAGCGGAGGAATTTAAAGATCAATTAAAAGAGCTTGAAAAGAAAGAAATTACAGGATTGATAATCGATGTACGTGGTAATCCAGGTGGCTATTTAAAGAGTGTTGAAGATATTTTAGGATTAATCATGACCGATAAAAAGCCAATGTTGCAAGTAGAACAACGCAATGGTGAGAAAAAGAAATTCTATACTTCATTAAAAGAGAGAAAACCGTATCCAATCTCGGTATTAATTGATAGTGGAAGTGCTTCTGCTTCGGAAATTTTAGCTGGTGCGTTAAAAGAAGGGGAAGGATATAATTTAGTTGGTGAAAAGACATTTGGCAAAGGAACTGTGCAACAAGCTGTTCCATTTAAAGATGGTAGTAATATTAAATTAACGATGTTTAAATGGTTAACACCGAATGGCAATTGGATTCATAAAAAAGGGATTGCCCCAACCGTAGAGGTGAAGCAACCAGATTATTATCATGCAACACCGATTCAAATTGAAAAGACACTTTCTTATAATTCAAATGATGTACAAGTAAAACATGCGCAACAAATGTTGAAAAGTCTCGGATATGTGCCAGGTCGTGAAGATGGATATTTCAGCAAAGAAACAGAATCAGCTGTTAAAGCGTTCCAAAATGCAAATCAGTTAGAAGCAACGGGAAAGCTTGATAAAAAAACAGCTGAAGCCATTCAAAATAAAATTATTGAAAAGATTCGCTCTGGTGAAAATGACTTGCAGCTACAAGCAGCATTAAAATTAATGGCGAAATAA
- the ftsX gene encoding permease-like cell division protein FtsX, producing the protein MKAKTLSRHLREGVKNLSRNGWMTFASVSAVTVTLLLVGVFLTAIMNMNHFATKVEQDVEIRVHIDPAAKEADQKKLEDDISKIAKVDSIKYSSKEEELKRLIKSLGDSGKTFELFEQDNPLKNVFVVKAKEPTDTATIAKKIEKMQFVSNVQYGKGQVEKLFDTVKTGRNIGIVLIAGLLFTAMFLISNTIKITIYARSTEIEIMKLVGATNWFIRWPFLLEGLFLGILGSIIPIIVILSSYNSLQGMFNEKLGGTIFELLPYNPFVFQLAGLLVLIGALIGMWGSVMSIRRFLKV; encoded by the coding sequence ATGAAGGCTAAAACCCTTAGTCGACATTTACGAGAAGGTGTAAAAAATCTATCCCGTAACGGATGGATGACGTTTGCTTCTGTAAGTGCAGTAACAGTTACATTATTACTTGTAGGTGTCTTTTTAACAGCGATTATGAATATGAACCATTTTGCAACGAAAGTAGAGCAAGATGTAGAAATTCGTGTACACATTGATCCAGCAGCAAAAGAAGCTGATCAAAAGAAATTAGAAGATGATATAAGTAAGATTGCAAAAGTCGACTCTATTAAGTATTCTTCTAAAGAAGAAGAGTTAAAACGTTTAATTAAAAGCTTAGGTGATAGTGGAAAAACGTTTGAGTTATTTGAACAAGATAATCCACTTAAAAATGTATTCGTTGTAAAAGCAAAAGAACCAACAGATACAGCGACAATCGCGAAGAAGATTGAAAAAATGCAGTTTGTAAGTAATGTTCAGTACGGAAAAGGACAAGTTGAAAAATTATTTGATACTGTAAAAACAGGCCGTAACATCGGAATCGTGTTAATTGCTGGTCTTTTATTCACAGCTATGTTCTTAATCTCTAACACAATTAAAATTACAATTTATGCAAGAAGCACGGAAATTGAAATTATGAAACTTGTAGGTGCTACAAACTGGTTTATTCGTTGGCCGTTCTTGTTAGAAGGTTTATTCTTAGGTATTTTGGGTTCCATTATCCCAATTATCGTCATTTTATCTTCTTACAACTCTTTACAAGGTATGTTTAATGAGAAACTAGGCGGAACAATTTTTGAACTATTACCATATAACCCATTCGTATTCCAATTAGCAGGCTTGTTAGTGTTAATTGGTGCCTTAATCGGTATGTGGGGAAGTGTCATGTCAATTCGTCGCTTCTTAAAAGTATAA
- the ftsE gene encoding cell division ATP-binding protein FtsE, with the protein MIKMTNVYKEYPNGMKAISGITVTIKQGEFVYVVGPSGAGKSTFIKMMYREEKPSTGSINVNGLVIENLAERDVPYFRRQLGIIFQDFKLLPKLTVYENVAFALEVIEEEPEAIRERVKEVLTLVGLEDRASALPSELSGGEQQRVAIARAIVNRPKVVIADEPTGNLDIDTALDIMNIFKRINERGTTIIMATHNADIVNTIRHRVIAIEDGKIVRDEIEGGYGYEG; encoded by the coding sequence ATGATAAAAATGACGAATGTTTATAAGGAGTATCCGAATGGTATGAAAGCCATTTCTGGGATTACGGTTACCATTAAGCAGGGTGAATTCGTATATGTAGTTGGACCGAGTGGAGCGGGGAAATCAACATTTATTAAAATGATGTATCGTGAAGAAAAACCATCAACAGGATCTATTAATGTAAATGGTCTTGTAATTGAAAATTTAGCAGAAAGAGATGTTCCATACTTTCGCCGCCAATTAGGTATTATCTTCCAAGACTTTAAATTATTACCTAAATTAACGGTATATGAGAATGTTGCGTTTGCCTTAGAAGTAATTGAAGAAGAACCTGAGGCAATCCGTGAGCGAGTAAAAGAAGTATTAACTCTTGTAGGCCTTGAAGATCGCGCAAGTGCACTTCCAAGTGAGCTTTCTGGTGGAGAGCAGCAACGTGTGGCAATTGCAAGAGCGATTGTAAATAGACCAAAGGTTGTAATTGCCGACGAACCAACAGGTAACTTGGATATTGATACAGCGCTTGATATTATGAATATTTTTAAACGCATTAATGAGCGTGGTACAACAATTATCATGGCAACGCATAATGCAGATATCGTAAATACAATTCGCCATCGCGTAATTGCGATTGAAGACGGAAAAATTGTTCGAGATGAGATTGAGGGAGGATACGGATATGAAGGCTAA
- the cccB gene encoding cytochrome c551 produces the protein MKKKLLAVVLGTSLVFALGACGKKEEEKSSNQSASTDTAEQIFQKSCAGCHAKDLSGATGPDLRKVGDKYDAADIEDIIKKGRGSMSPGLIQGEDAKKVAEWLAEHK, from the coding sequence TTGAAAAAAAAACTGTTGGCTGTTGTCTTAGGAACATCATTGGTTTTTGCCCTAGGGGCATGCGGAAAGAAGGAGGAAGAGAAATCTTCTAATCAATCTGCAAGCACTGATACTGCAGAACAAATTTTCCAAAAGAGTTGTGCAGGTTGTCATGCGAAGGATTTATCTGGAGCAACTGGACCTGATTTAAGAAAAGTAGGCGATAAATATGATGCCGCTGATATTGAAGATATTATTAAAAAGGGCCGCGGATCAATGTCACCGGGATTGATTCAAGGTGAAGATGCAAAAAAAGTAGCGGAATGGTTGGCAGAGCATAAATAA